The sequence GTAGAAAAGTGGCCGCTGCCCACCGTGTTATGGGAGATGCTGCAGCTTACACCGTGTGAGtgaagaaaaataattgaaataaaaactaaaagcTATTCAATGCGATTTGATTGTTTTAATTTAAAAGGGAAAAAAGATTGAAGAGTGCGAGGGAGGACTGGGGAGCTAGTTATTAttctaaattaaaatatttcactctttttTAATAGTGTGAACATTTTCCTTTGACAGTTCTACAATTTAGTTTTGaatgttcaaacttttaattttagagCTTTATGTAACTTGTGAACCCTAATCATAACAAAAGTTGgcgtacttttattttaaacttaatgcactctctacgaaaaagaaccaaccgTCTAAAGACACCATACCATGATTCCTCTTAGTTCCATTgggttaagattttttttatttatgtaggTAAATACGTTTTGTTGAACGATGATACTTTGTTCGAACTTCTTTCTATGAATGTCAGTACATCTCACAATTGCAATACTGCCGTCTCTCAAATTGATATCGGCAGATACGATAAgaattttatataattttaagTATTAAAGTATTAAGTATCAAACTTATAGGGCCGTTTCCTTCACCTCCGCTCAGGCCTTAAATCACCTTCAAACGTATGAGTAAGCaacgcttaagagttaagcgaggTGAAGATTTTGACCCTAAGTAAAAAAATCTTCCATAAATTGacaataatttttattgttcatggattttattttcttctagGCTATCGACATAAACATCATCTTCAGCAAAACACCTTCGGGAAATGAGATCATGGAAGTTTTGAATGAAGAAATAAACCCGAATGACAAACTGTTGAATCAAATAAATCGATTACTCTGCGAATTTCTGAAGTTAAATTATGGATTGTAGGTTTCTAAACTGGATTTTATTGCATTATACATCAAATACATCATCATAATATCATGTAATGTTGCTCTACAGGCATCCTTCGACCTTCCACAAGAATTTGTTAGCTGTTTCGCTTGTTAATACATACCCAGTACTAGGATCGACGAACCGTGATGTTCCCCAGGCTTTGTGGTTTTACCCACATGGCCGAGGAAAATATCGACACGCGGGACGTATTCACTATCATATGGAGTATATGTCCAGGAAATCCGACAAACGAATGGTTAACAGGCCAAGGTCGATCGAGCAGCTTGCGCAATTACCGGTAGAAGTGACAGATTCCGATGACAACATAGAGGAGTTGGTAAGTAGCTGGCACTTTTATAGTTCGATAGATTATTAAATTGATTTAATATCAATTaattacactaaattaatgatttcgtgtgtgttacttctacgtgaagtacTACTTCCATATCATTAATTAACTACTTTGTATTGTTCAATTAATTACGATGAAAGTACGGCAAGCTCCAGtttgaatgtagagccattgattAAAAAGAAGATATAATTATATTAGCTAATTAGACTGATATTTTCAAATTGTTacaatttattttccatttcagATTCTCGAGTTAAAATTCATCAGCCCAAATTCGAATACCAAGTCTCGTGCAGAAGAATTGTGGATGATAACGTTTTCAGATCGTGAAAAATACCGTAAAAACAAAGATTTCCAGGAATACTTGAAGCTGTACCAGGTAGCATCTGCCTTCGATGGAATCATGGTACCTACTCGGAACAATCTGAAATTGTTTGTATTCTAATcaacaaaatttctaatttttagaTATCAATGGATTTCGTTAAAATGTATCCTGATGCGCACAATTTCTGCGAACAGTTTTTAAATTTGCAAGAAAAAGTTCTTGCAAAATATGGCGATTTGTTTCTTCACATTCAAAGTGGTAATTTTACATAACAACTTTTATTGACTATGTGGACTATGAGGACTGTATTcaatttcagattttttacgAACTTTAGCTATCATTAGGGCTAAGAATCCGTCTCGTGGGGTCAAGCGCTCAAAAAATGATTCTTGGACCAAGAAAACTCCTCTCGATGGAATTGTTGAAATTCTCAAGGTAAACGGAAGCTTGGACAATTTTATTCCGATTATAATCGAAACTAGCTTTTTCACATTACTATTTCTATCGGACGTATTCTAAGACGAACAAacaattatttatattatttaaatACATTTTACTTTCTTTACCCACAGATGGACGATCCTGTTGGGTACAACAATATGCCACCTGAAGGGATTAATGCTGGAACATTCGTCTGGAAGGAGTGCACTATCAAGATAGCAGCCAATATTCTTGATTGTTTCCGAATCCTTTGCGAAGCAATTAATGTATTCAACTGCGACATTAGTCCCGAGAACAAGCAGTTCTATGCGTTCATATTCGCAGTAGTGATGAACATCACACCACTGACCACCACCGGGGAAAAATTTTATCGTTCAATCAAATAATCGTCTAGAATCATACCAATCGAGATTGGTAATGGCTAGTTTTAAGAATCAAGAGGATTTAAGAACAAACCtccaaaacttttgaaaatgttattagaaaATTTAAGTATTCTAAGATAAAACAGGGTTGTTGTAAGCACATAACATTAGTATAGAATTTGGTTGagcaaaattcaatattttaagcTGATACCTATAAACTTGGTTGTTGGTAGCACATAAAATTAGTATATAAGGTCGAGGTGAACTATTTTGATGCATTAAAATGaacaaataaaatcaacaaacataataaattatgtctattgtttatttatttatattatatcattgaaaaaaaaatatacggttactggtattaccgaaaaactgtttttaaattTACCGAACCAACGGTAATCGATTACAaaacaatgtaaaaaaaatactgaaagctCGGTAAAACGATATGTTTTTGACATACGAATTGACAGAGTTACTCGGTATTTTTTTACCGAATATACAGTAAATTTTACAGATTAACTCAGTAATTTTTGACGTTTGAACGATGAACTTTAGGTACCGAGCACTCGGTACTTGAATTTGATTACCGAGGTGagtaccgagagctcagctgttgagaaatcggtaatttgTGAACCGAGCtcagtaaaaaaattaagtgtgtaggatgaccaccaaacgccgttgacagcccagctgCCACGATGGACTTTCCTGTAATGAGTCACCGGGGCTCAGTCTGACTTAGTGGCAGGTGCTTAGTCAGACTGTGGCGGGTGCTTTCAAATCAAACATTATAGTTATTTCAATTGATTATTTGGATACGTGATCGCTtaagagtgttgttcatcctcgttcatttgaaaaatttattttaaaatccttttcaaatgttggtattAAAATTGtatacttcaccagtgttcgtaatgctcactcaatctcaagaGCACAGGTCAAGGTTAAGGTCAGATTGTATTTCTATCAACATGAACTAACTTAATAGGCCCTTGATCTGAATAAATCTCAAAAGCGTTCAACAATAACATTTATGTTGCCTAATGGATGCCTAATGTGGTGAAAATAATCATTTGTGATACCTTAAAAATACCATATATTTTATCTCATAATTCATTGAATTCAATGAGAAAATAAAACGAAACACGGCTACGTaccgcatacaaagtgaaataacagacttttttttttcgtgcgaCCGAatcgccgaataatatgcaattaatgtgATTCAAATTTCGAGTTAATTTATTAGACCATGCAGGGCTTAACCACTTTTTAGTTCCGTGTCGCTTTTCTCagatgacagaacgatgttccccgTACCAGTTATACAACTTTGGCGAGAAGCAAAAGGGGGCCAACTTTTTGCTACGACTTCTCTTCGAAGTTACACTTATGTTATGTGGTATAAAGGAATTAGCCCATTATTGTGCATTTGGTGAAGCCAATGCTATTTCATTGAAACCATCGGTTACAACTGAAGAAACCTCCAGTACAGACGCCATCCTGGAACTATAGGAACACCTCTGTTACACGAAGGCGCAAGCGGTGCCGTGGAGGAAATCGTTCTCGAATCGTACGCCAACACCTAGGAGCACGAAATAAGCTCCgtccaccgagctcgtcttaaACGCGTCCAATCATGtactaatttatttatttaccgaCCGCACATAGTACAAACTTTGATTCCGACACTTTTTTTCGTTCTCATATGAACGCGTCCAATCTTACACTCCGCAAAATGTGCGTTCGATATGAGACACAATCGATCTAATTAATTTGTTTTCCAACCacatcaaacaaaaataaacaccTGAATCTAAAAAAGAATCTACGTCCGAGATGCACGACCGATCATGCACTAAATAATTCGTTTTTCGGccgcacaaaaaaaaataagcacTCGGATCTCAAAAAATGTCTGCGTCCGATCTTGCACTAAGTAATTTACTTTTCGACCgcaataaacaaaaataaacaccCGAATCTAAAACAAAATAAGCGTTTAATATGAAACACGATCGATCATGCACCAAATTATTTGCTTTCCGACAgcgcaaaacaaaaataaacaccTTGATCTCGAAAAAAATATGCGTCCGATTTGAAACACGACTAATTTTGCActaattaatttacttttcGACCGCACTAAACAAAGACAAACATCCggatctttttaaaaaaaatccagcatCCGATATGAAACACTAATTGGAAACACTTGGACTAATTAATTTGCTTTTCGACcgtaaaaacaaacaaaaataaacactCGGCTCTCGATAAACTTCATCGTTTGACATCAAACACGATCGATCTTACACTCATTAATTCGCTTTCCGACCGCccaatacaaaaataaacaccCAGATGTCGAAAAAAATCTGCGTCCGATATGAAACACGATCATCGATCTTGCACCAATTTATTTACTTTCTGACCGCACTAAATAAAAACCAAACACCTGGATCTCGAAAAAAATCTGCGTGCGGTATGAAACACGACTGATCTTGCACTAATTAATTTACTGTTCGACCGCACTAAACAAAGATAAACACCCAGATCTAAAAAAATACCCGGCGTCTGATCTTTAGGGGTATAGATCACactttttcgatcattttgcatgctTTTGCATTTATCAAAATACATTGCCACcattcttggaaaaacttttttttttgttttaaattttttttccaaggggggggacccttgggaataCAATGATTGTTACGGCAGGATCGTGGCTTCCGGCGGGTTTTAGGGTCACACACACGGATTGTTCGGACACTATCCACAACGGTCACTTTCGGAGAAAACTGGGCACCACAAAATTCACCTTTGAGTATTCAAGACACTTTATTCTTTACGGTTTGGCGGTTCAACTTTAACTGATAGCTTTATTAGAATACATCGCTTTTTTAACCCTACGTTGTGAAACATATCATAATTCAAAAGGCTATAAAACTGAAATATTTCCTCATTGCTATAATGCTGGCAGTCATTGCTGCCAGTATACCTAGAGCATACCTTCTTTTAAGGCAACGATTGACTTTGGGAACTGTCATCGCCGCCACCTGAAATTCTACAATTTCATTCATGATATTATACTACTACTACCTACTAGCTTACTACTATGAATTCAAATTATAGATTGTTTACATTTCagatatttttagttttttcctCAAATGGCAGCATACATATCTTCGTAATCGGACGGCGGATGATTCCTTTGCTGGTATGGAGATCAACGACTCGGACGAGACCATCTGGACCTTCGATGCTGTTGACAATTCTGGCAAGAGGCCACTTCACTGGAGCTAGGAATTCATCAGCGACGACTACCATCCTACCAGGCTGGATTGCAGAGTTTGGAACGATGTGCTTGTTCTCCTTCTGTAGTTCCTGCAAATATTCGGTCTTCCACTGGTGCCAGAACTGTTGAACTCGGTGCTGCAGGGCATGCTTATGATCCAATTGGCTGATCGGAATGTGGCTGACATCGGTATCAGGAAGTGCAAGAAACGTTGTTCCGATAAGGAAATGGGCTGGAGTGAGGACGGCCAAGTCATTGGGATCCTCCGTAAGCGGTGTCAATGGACGCGAATTCATTGCACTCTCAATCTGGGTCAATACGGTTGATAGGTCCTCGAAGCAGAGTTTTGCATTGCCGAGCTGacgatacaaatgttttttcgCCACCTTAACGGCAGCCTCCCACAATCCACCGAAATGTGGGGCCTTCGGTGGGGTCATGTGCCACTGAATTTCTTGGTTTGCGCAAAATGTGGTAATTGTTCCGGATACTTTCTCTCGTTGCAGAAGCTGATACAGTTCGTGAAGCTCATTGCGGGCTCCTTCGAAGTTCTTTCCATTATCGGAATGTATGTGCGATGGACATCCACGGCGAGCGATGAACCTTCGCAGAGCGGTGAGGAATGCAGCAGTTGACAGGTCACTCACCAACTCTAGGTGCACCGCTTTGGTAACGAAGCAGACGAAAACGCTGATATATGCCTTGGTTGGTGATGCACGCTTGTGGATGGGTTTGATATAGACTGGTCCAGCGTAATCAATCCCAGTGATGGAGAATGGCCTGCTGACTGTGATTCTCTGCTGCGGTAACTGGCCGGTTTGCTGCTGGAGGGGAACGGGCGAGGCACGAACGCAACGGAAACAATTTCGTACGATGCTGTTGAGTAGTCTTCTTCCTTGTATTGGCCAATAGTCTTGGCGCATTGATGCTAGTGTGACGCGGCCGCCACCGtgtagaagtttgaggtggtaaTGTGTGGCAATTAACCGTGTAAGTGGATGGGAATTGGGTAGAAGGATGGGATGTTTGGTCAAGTATGGCTGATCGGATAGACGCAATCTTCCTCCAACTCTGAGAACTCCCTGCTGATCGATGAATGGACACAGAAGGCGCAAGTTGGAATGTTTGGATACGGCTTTCCCCTTCCCCAAGTACCTTATTTCTTCTGTGAACGCATCAGCTTGGGCCAACTTGATGAGTTTCATACGGGCTTCGGACATTTCTTCAGCGTTTATCGGGTGTTGGATTGCTTTGGAATCGGAATATGACGTTGATGCGTTTCTGCGACGACATGCTTTGAAAAGCGCAGACAGAAAGCGGTTACTCGAATCAAGCGATTATATGACACGGAGGTGCCAAAACTTCGTTGACTTCTGGCCTGTTTTGGATCGTCGCCACCATTCTGCGTCGTTCGAGGATGTCTTCGGCTGTGCTACTTTGTTGTGTCATAATTGGCCCCTCAATCTCGGGTGCTCCTAACCAAGATGGTCCATGATGCCGCAGGATGCTGCCGAGGAAATCACCAACCCTCAttcctcttggaagaaggtcCGCCGGGTTCTCTTTTCCTGCAATATGGTGCCAACTGGATCCCTGCGTCGTGTTTTGGTCCTCCGAAACTCTATTGGCGTTTAAGGTGTTCCAAGTGTAAGGGGGTGACCGTAGCCATTCGAGTGTCACAGTAGAGTCCGACCAGAAATAGGATTCTGATATAGGCATGTCCAAATCAAGACGAACTTTATTATGCAGCCGTGTAGCTAGAACAGCTGTGGATAATTCCAGCCGGGGAATAGAAATGCGTTTTAAGGGTTGCAGGGTTGTAACCAAAGCTCCTGTAACAACATTTTTGCTCGTATGACGACAGGTGCTGTGAGCCCAAGAGGATCGAAATGTTTTGAGACGGCTGAAAGAATGGATCGCTTTGTGGGAAAGCCATCACCGGAGACTATAGTAGATTCGAAAAGCAACTGATCCGGGCCGGGTTCCCAACAGACACCCAGTGCCTTGATGGGCTCGCAATGATTAAACTTCAGTGTTGAATGGGTTCCGATTTGTGATGGTGCGAGGCCTTCCAACACGATTGGATTGTTCGATGCCCACTTTCTTAACTGGAATCCTCCTCTGCCAAGCAGCTCATCCAGCTCCTCACGGGTTTGTATTGCCTCCTCCTCTGTGTTCGCTCCCCCTATGTAGTCGTCCACATAGAAACCTTTCCTCAGAGCAGGTCCACCGAGTAGGTAGGTATCACCGTCGTCCGCAGCAAGCTGTTGTAGAGTGCGTGTGGCCAGAAAAGATGACGGTGCGAGTCCGTATGTGACTGTCTGCAGCTCATATGTGGCCACGGGCTCATTCGGATTGAATCGCCAGAGAATTCGCTGTAGGGAAGTGTCCTCAGGATGCAGCAATACTTGGCGGTACATTTTTGCAATGTCCGCGACTAATGCGATGGGATACTTTCTGAATCGAAGGACGAGGGTCAGAAGTTCGTCTTGGACAATTGGGCCTACTTGAAGGGCATCGTTAAGGGAGTAACCGGTGGATGTTTTGGCAGATCCGTCAAACACCACCCGTACTTTGGTAGTGGTACTGGCTTCTTTTAGTACGGCATGATGAGGTAAATAGTGGACCTGAGGGGGATCGGCTTCGGTCGGCGGGACAAACCTCATATGGCCAAGTTCCAAGTACTCAGCTAAAAACGTGTGGTATTCGTCTTTCAAACGGGGTTCTTTGCTCAGCCGTTTTTCGAGGCTATGGAAGCGACGAAGGGCAGAAGATTTCGACTCACCAAGCATGTGATCGAAATTGATATGACGAGGCAAACGGACGATATACCTTCCCTCTGCTGTGCGGGAGACGCTGGA comes from Armigeres subalbatus isolate Guangzhou_Male chromosome 2, GZ_Asu_2, whole genome shotgun sequence and encodes:
- the LOC134216658 gene encoding uncharacterized protein LOC134216658, with product MEVILESLMKVDNSVADLFLNEGIDDVETFLDLDEQDFTRLRLKTKLIKTIQKIQKDYMNNPIIEELEEGDPLSISDNGNGEGNGGPSENPYRGILLEQAIDINIIFSKTPSGNEIMEVLNEEINPNDKLLNQINRLLCEFLKLNYGLHPSTFHKNLLAVSLVNTYPVLGSTNRDVPQALWFYPHGRGKYRHAGRIHYHMEYMSRKSDKRMVNRPRSIEQLAQLPVEVTDSDDNIEELILELKFISPNSNTKSRAEELWMITFSDREKYRKNKDFQEYLKLYQVASAFDGIMISMDFVKMYPDAHNFCEQFLNLQEKVLAKYGDLFLHIQSDFLRTLAIIRAKNPSRGVKRSKNDSWTKKTPLDGIVEILKMDDPVGYNNMPPEGINAGTFVWKECTIKIAANILDCFRILCEAINVFNCDISPENKQFYAFIFAVVMNITPLTTTGEKFYRSIK